The following nucleotide sequence is from Pedobacter sp. PACM 27299.
GTAGTCTGGTAAGAACATGTAAGCCAGACTATCCTCCCCTCGCCCTGATTTGCGAAGCTCAGCAACGACTTCCGTTAATAAGCTGACCCTATGCCCATAATCCACAGGAAGAAACTGATGCAATACCTTTGCGGTGTGTTTCATTCTTGCCTTCAATTCTTTGCTTTCAAAATCTCCATCATAAATATCATCGATGAATTTCTTTTGATCAAAAGAAGGAAGGGTTTGTATCAATACTTCAGCAAGCTGCTGATAAAATGCTGGAGAATAAATGTTTTTTAGAAGACTGCTCATAAATAATATTTACATGGTATTGAATAATTTAAAATAGGATCATCACATAAAATCCTGGATACTTTTCTTAGAACAAAAATACGCAAAAGACCTCAAGGGCATTACTACTGCTTTGACTGCAATGGATCCACTTTGTTCCGGATTTCCCGCATTCCTACCTGATAATACTTCTTCATCATTTTATTCAAATGACTGCTATCTGTAAACCCCAGCTCATTTGCAATTTCTTTAAAAGAGCTAGTAGTGAGTGCAGCACGCGCTTCAGCGATTTTCAATTTCGACCGCAGCACATAATCCCGAAAGTTTTCTTTTGCGTTTCTTTTGAAATATTCACTGAAATAGCTTTCTGAGATATGAAAACGGGAAGCCACGCCCTCAACACTTACCTTTTCCTGATCCAGCAGGTTATAGTGGATAAAATGAAGCATACTCACAAATCGTTTCTCCGGAAAAGACTGTCCATGGAACAACTGTTTTTCAATATTTCTGGAGATGATCACCAATATGGAAACCAGCAAATTCTGCACAAGAAAGACAGAACAGCTGTTTTCGCTGTAATGCTCCGCAACGATGAGGTTAAATAAGGATTTGACATGCGCTTTGTCTACCGCATTGGGGATCAAATCACCTTCTCCCTGGTCATAATTTCCGATGATGAAATTTAACCGGTTAAACCAATCGCTGTAATTCACAGAACTGGAAGGGTTCGCAGAAAAATAATTACTGGTAAAACGGATAAAGAGGAAACGGGTAGTCTTGTCAATCACATACCCATTACAGCTCGCTGAGGGCAATAGAAAAATGTCACCTGCAACATAAGGATGCGTACTCCCATTTACATACTGCTCCCCTTCTCCTTCCAGGATATATACCAGTTCAAAGAAATTACTTGATTTCCCTCTTTTCTTCCAGTTTTCATGCGATGCAATACTGACAGAGAAGTTTTCGTGATTAATTTCCATGCTGCAAGATAAGCTACAATTCCGGCAAGAGCGAAAGATCCCATATTAATACTGCTTTTTCCCATTACCATACCCAGCTAAAACCGGGAATATATTCAACTTTGCCTACATGAAAATAAGCGCGATCCCAAGAAGAATCGTAACCGGCCTTAAAAACGGTCGCTCCCTGATTGTAGAAGATAAAAAGGTAACCAATGTTTCGGAACACCTTCCTGGATTGCTGATTTCCGATATATGGGCAACCAATTCCATGCCCGTGGATTTAACACAGGAACTCCTCATTGACAATACCCTGGTTCCAGACCCACCAAAACAAGGCAGTTATTTTAGGTATGTAAGTATTCCTCCCGACAAGGATCTGGGCATTCCTGAAATGATAGCAAACAAAGCACATCCGCTGATGCACAAAACTGATACTTTAGATTACATTATCATTTTATCCGGAGAACTTTACCTCATTCTTGATGAAGAGGAAACCCTACTAAAAACCGGTGATATTGTGATCCAAAAAGGAACAAACCATGCCT
It contains:
- a CDS encoding AraC family transcriptional regulator; its protein translation is MEINHENFSVSIASHENWKKRGKSSNFFELVYILEGEGEQYVNGSTHPYVAGDIFLLPSASCNGYVIDKTTRFLFIRFTSNYFSANPSSSVNYSDWFNRLNFIIGNYDQGEGDLIPNAVDKAHVKSLFNLIVAEHYSENSCSVFLVQNLLVSILVIISRNIEKQLFHGQSFPEKRFVSMLHFIHYNLLDQEKVSVEGVASRFHISESYFSEYFKRNAKENFRDYVLRSKLKIAEARAALTTSSFKEIANELGFTDSSHLNKMMKKYYQVGMREIRNKVDPLQSKQ
- a CDS encoding cupin domain-containing protein; its protein translation is MKISAIPRRIVTGLKNGRSLIVEDKKVTNVSEHLPGLLISDIWATNSMPVDLTQELLIDNTLVPDPPKQGSYFRYVSIPPDKDLGIPEMIANKAHPLMHKTDTLDYIIILSGELYLILDEEETLLKTGDIVIQKGTNHAWSNRSDQPCVQLAILLDATK